In the genome of Natronorubrum sediminis, one region contains:
- a CDS encoding sensor histidine kinase, with amino-acid sequence MHPREDSLVVSAIDTLPITIAILDDDGTILQTNRAWSEFATENDLEMHPDTVGTNYLAITAQGETEHAQTAATGLSETLSGDREEFELEYPCHSPDERRWFLMRAVSFTEEGERYVAVAHFDITERYEFRHQLEASNERLEQFAYAVSHDLQEPLRMVTSYLELLEQRYAGELDAEADEFIEFAVGGATRMEAMIEGLLTYSRVHTQNNLVQQVDLESVLDDVRADLERRIEETEAEITTDSLPVVEGNASQLRQVFQNLVDNALEYSGGDSPRVTISAERAGDEWIVSVSDEGVGMDPSDADRVFDVFERLHSYEEHEGTGIGLALCRRIIEEHGGEIWIDTEPSNGITVSCTLPATDQ; translated from the coding sequence ATGCACCCACGGGAGGACTCACTCGTCGTCTCAGCGATCGACACACTCCCGATTACCATCGCTATCCTCGACGACGACGGAACCATTCTCCAGACGAATCGCGCCTGGTCCGAGTTCGCGACGGAAAACGACCTCGAGATGCACCCCGATACGGTCGGCACAAATTATCTCGCGATCACCGCACAGGGGGAGACGGAACACGCTCAGACGGCAGCAACCGGGTTATCCGAGACGCTTTCGGGCGACCGCGAGGAATTCGAACTCGAGTACCCGTGTCACTCTCCCGACGAGCGACGGTGGTTTTTGATGCGAGCCGTCTCGTTTACCGAAGAGGGCGAGCGCTACGTCGCCGTCGCACACTTCGACATCACCGAGCGCTACGAGTTCCGACACCAACTGGAGGCGTCCAACGAACGCCTCGAGCAATTCGCCTACGCCGTCTCCCACGACCTTCAGGAGCCGCTTCGAATGGTCACGAGTTACCTCGAACTCCTCGAACAGCGCTACGCAGGGGAACTCGATGCGGAAGCCGACGAGTTCATCGAATTTGCTGTCGGGGGAGCCACACGGATGGAGGCGATGATCGAGGGACTTCTCACGTACTCTCGAGTTCACACGCAAAACAATCTCGTTCAGCAGGTCGATCTCGAGTCCGTCCTCGACGACGTCCGTGCGGATCTCGAGCGACGAATCGAGGAGACCGAGGCCGAAATCACCACTGACTCGCTCCCAGTCGTCGAAGGCAACGCGAGCCAACTTCGGCAGGTCTTCCAGAACCTAGTGGACAATGCACTCGAATACAGCGGTGGGGATTCGCCGCGAGTAACGATTTCGGCCGAACGAGCGGGTGATGAGTGGATCGTCTCCGTCAGTGATGAGGGAGTTGGAATGGACCCGTCGGACGCCGATCGAGTCTTCGACGTCTTCGAGCGCCTCCACAGTTACGAAGAACACGAGGGAACGGGGATCGGCCTCGCACTGTGCCGGCGGATCATCGAGGAACACGGCGGTGAGATTTGGATCGATACCGAACCGTCCAACGGCATCACGGTTTCGTGTACGTTACCAGCCACAGACCAATGA
- a CDS encoding metal-dependent hydrolase has translation MWPWEHLAAAYVLYSIVSRIVLRRPPKAWDTLAVVIGSQLPDLIDKPLAWSLGITETGYSIGHSIFFATAVCFVVFLVASRYGERVLAGAFTLAYVSHLATDVYDPLRPNPTVEPRVVLWPLESPPADDHGGLLDHFGVYFLQYVDEILAGGLTPPVVMQLFLGGAVVALWIVDGAPIAADAWRWLRTQRQT, from the coding sequence ATGTGGCCGTGGGAACACCTCGCCGCCGCGTACGTGCTCTACTCGATTGTTTCTCGAATCGTCCTCAGACGACCGCCGAAGGCCTGGGACACGCTCGCCGTCGTCATCGGCTCTCAGTTGCCAGATCTCATCGATAAGCCCCTCGCCTGGTCACTCGGCATCACTGAGACGGGGTATTCGATCGGTCACTCGATATTTTTTGCGACAGCCGTCTGTTTCGTCGTCTTCCTTGTCGCCTCGAGATACGGCGAGCGAGTACTCGCTGGGGCGTTCACGCTCGCGTACGTCTCCCACCTCGCGACCGACGTGTACGATCCACTGCGACCGAACCCTACTGTCGAACCACGGGTCGTACTCTGGCCGCTCGAGTCGCCGCCGGCTGACGACCACGGAGGGTTACTCGATCACTTCGGCGTGTACTTCCTCCAGTACGTCGACGAAATTCTCGCCGGTGGATTGACGCCGCCAGTCGTCATGCAACTGTTTCTGGGCGGGGCCGTCGTCGCACTCTGGATCGTCGACGGGGCACCGATCGCGGCCGACGCCTGGCGGTGGCTCCGAACTCAGCGTCAAACGTGA
- a CDS encoding DUF1616 domain-containing protein, whose translation MSDSHWWYSDLAAVVAITGISTFAVFYGVGTIARTLLLMPLILFIPGYALVSVMFPDNPTDEYQSFDDEKSRFGTPLVVTGGIESVERFVLSVVFSVALVPSIAILASATPGGLTLETVLSGIALLTIVLSLLAIVARYRCPAERRFVPSLSSGIFYRTQSRDQPGFQSRSRPNPHLFNVAIVVGLVLLLATGGFAIANPPQHDGFTEFSIETENVTGETETMYESSYAAGESETLTTTITNEEHEEHTYTTVALLEDVSDDDDGEASVEEAEELNRESTTVADGETVEQDLEIAPSMQGEDLRITLLLYTEEPPSDPTTENADEAIHLPIEVE comes from the coding sequence ATGAGTGACAGCCACTGGTGGTATTCTGACTTGGCAGCCGTCGTTGCGATCACTGGCATTAGCACGTTTGCCGTATTCTACGGTGTCGGGACCATCGCACGAACGCTACTCTTGATGCCGCTTATCCTCTTTATTCCCGGGTATGCGCTCGTCTCCGTGATGTTTCCAGATAACCCGACCGACGAGTACCAGTCCTTCGATGACGAAAAGAGTCGGTTTGGAACACCACTCGTCGTCACCGGCGGCATCGAGTCAGTCGAGCGGTTCGTCCTGTCGGTCGTCTTTAGTGTTGCGCTGGTTCCGTCGATTGCCATTCTAGCCTCTGCAACCCCTGGGGGTCTTACCCTCGAAACAGTACTCTCCGGGATTGCGTTGCTCACTATCGTCCTGTCGTTGCTCGCTATCGTCGCTCGCTACCGCTGTCCGGCAGAGAGACGGTTCGTACCGTCGCTTTCGTCCGGGATATTCTATCGAACACAGTCACGCGATCAACCCGGATTTCAAAGCCGCTCGCGACCGAACCCACACCTGTTCAACGTCGCGATCGTCGTCGGACTCGTCTTGTTACTCGCGACCGGTGGCTTCGCAATCGCGAACCCGCCACAACACGACGGGTTCACCGAGTTTTCGATCGAAACCGAGAACGTGACTGGTGAAACCGAGACGATGTACGAATCGAGTTATGCCGCGGGTGAGAGCGAAACGCTCACGACCACGATCACGAACGAGGAGCACGAAGAACACACCTATACGACCGTCGCCTTACTTGAGGACGTGAGCGACGACGACGACGGCGAGGCGAGCGTGGAGGAAGCGGAGGAACTCAATCGCGAATCGACGACCGTCGCCGACGGCGAAACCGTCGAACAGGACCTCGAAATCGCGCCGTCGATGCAGGGAGAAGACCTTCGAATCACGCTGTTGCTCTACACCGAGGAGCCACCATCCGACCCAACGACCGAGAACGCAGACGAAGCGATTCATCTGCCGATCGAGGTCGAATAG
- a CDS encoding DUF7344 domain-containing protein → MKSTYINEEEQGEHETDDEETTSSETPDFSKDEIFHLLQNERRRLVLRHLRGTSGPVRMRDIAEQVAAWEHDTTVSELTSTQRQRVYIPLYQSHLSKLDEAGIIDYQKNRGIVERKPFADQVDQYLQIDPEHDSPARPETTENWDDYYIGATVLCYVLLIGAVIELPFTSFLSGIALSAVILLLFTVLTVSRLLE, encoded by the coding sequence ATGAAATCGACATATATCAACGAAGAAGAACAGGGTGAGCACGAGACGGATGACGAAGAGACAACGTCATCTGAAACGCCTGACTTCTCGAAAGACGAAATATTCCATCTCCTGCAAAATGAACGCCGTCGGTTGGTTCTCAGACACCTCCGTGGCACTAGTGGCCCCGTACGCATGCGCGACATTGCAGAGCAAGTCGCAGCATGGGAACACGATACGACCGTTAGCGAACTCACATCGACACAACGCCAGCGCGTCTACATCCCGCTATATCAATCACACCTCTCGAAGCTCGATGAAGCAGGTATCATCGACTACCAGAAAAACCGCGGTATCGTCGAACGAAAGCCCTTCGCCGACCAGGTAGACCAATATCTCCAGATCGACCCCGAACACGACTCGCCAGCACGACCAGAGACAACTGAAAACTGGGACGACTATTACATCGGCGCGACAGTCCTCTGTTACGTGCTTCTAATCGGTGCCGTTATCGAATTACCGTTCACGTCGTTCCTCTCGGGAATTGCACTGAGCGCTGTAATCTTGTTGCTCTTTACAGTCTTGACCGTCAGTCGACTTCTCGAGTAA
- a CDS encoding asparagine synthetase B family protein — MNRELFGVFGDIDTFNRFRSNDAFDEVVTGPSLTVGVRDPDLGEPGWSALCATDDGFCLIWGEIFVPDDDTNAARWLLERYPEHGRDALSQLNGSYVAVLDSASANEAFVATDPVRSRACFYTDEGGTRRFGTDASQIAQSVDNPTLDRNGILEFLHLGVTLGEKSALEEIQRLPIDSCLRSKTVEDLERFVYDPREFDYVDELAQRLERALRRRRVLPGKKGILLSAGYDSRVILSRIPDIERSYTVGAPAAQEVQGAKRLSEQYDVTHTAFEPDERYLRADESKIRYGQGIKESLHIHHAGYTDEFDVDTVYHGLLCDTFFRGHFNAEQSVDVLGKRVPTGRVETDPEPAEVLLRKFGYTRDASLDLTDRMDFNVDPRSFVRETLNDQLEEKETRAKTVQNRLNCVGIANQPSVPFHDHLSDHFLTSFLAIDRELIEWHLQTPPAYRTTETFLAACTQLDDDILEHRPPDRPHDTMLLNEIERFVRRKTPFLASFQPPWPDRQTLFERHDYDQRLLADVEHVHDLPARHKLRLIDLRTWLGYWRNSGDQSLPWLENSN, encoded by the coding sequence ATGAACAGGGAACTCTTCGGCGTATTCGGTGATATCGACACGTTCAATCGATTTCGGTCCAACGACGCGTTCGACGAGGTGGTCACCGGCCCATCGCTCACGGTCGGCGTTCGAGACCCAGATCTCGGCGAACCCGGATGGAGCGCGCTGTGTGCCACCGACGATGGATTCTGTCTTATCTGGGGTGAAATCTTCGTCCCCGACGACGACACGAACGCGGCACGGTGGCTCCTCGAGCGGTATCCGGAACACGGGCGTGACGCGTTGTCACAGCTCAACGGCTCGTACGTCGCCGTTCTCGACTCCGCAAGCGCCAACGAGGCGTTCGTCGCAACGGACCCCGTCCGTTCACGTGCGTGTTTCTACACCGACGAAGGTGGGACACGACGTTTCGGAACCGACGCGTCGCAGATCGCTCAATCTGTCGACAACCCGACGCTCGATCGCAACGGGATCCTCGAGTTTCTCCACCTCGGCGTGACCCTCGGGGAGAAATCCGCACTCGAAGAGATACAGCGGCTGCCGATCGACAGTTGTCTGCGCTCGAAAACGGTCGAGGACCTCGAGCGATTCGTCTACGACCCTCGTGAGTTCGACTACGTGGACGAACTCGCACAACGCCTCGAGCGGGCACTTCGTCGGCGCAGAGTGCTTCCCGGCAAGAAAGGTATCCTTCTCTCAGCGGGGTACGATTCGCGGGTTATCCTCTCTCGAATTCCGGATATCGAGCGAAGTTATACCGTCGGTGCACCTGCAGCACAGGAAGTTCAGGGGGCAAAACGGCTCTCAGAACAGTACGACGTCACGCATACCGCATTCGAACCGGACGAGCGATACCTGCGCGCCGACGAATCGAAAATCCGCTATGGGCAAGGCATCAAAGAATCGTTGCATATCCACCACGCGGGATACACAGACGAGTTCGACGTCGATACGGTGTATCACGGATTGCTCTGTGACACGTTCTTCCGCGGGCACTTCAATGCGGAACAGTCGGTCGACGTCCTGGGAAAGCGTGTCCCAACTGGTCGCGTCGAGACCGATCCGGAGCCCGCGGAAGTCCTCCTTCGAAAGTTTGGGTACACTCGCGACGCGAGCCTGGATTTGACCGATCGGATGGACTTCAACGTCGATCCGCGCTCGTTCGTCAGAGAAACGCTCAACGACCAACTCGAGGAGAAAGAGACGCGTGCAAAGACGGTTCAAAACCGGCTCAATTGTGTTGGAATCGCCAACCAGCCTTCCGTTCCGTTTCACGATCACCTTTCGGATCACTTCCTGACGTCGTTTCTGGCGATCGATCGAGAGCTAATCGAGTGGCACCTCCAGACGCCACCTGCGTACCGAACGACAGAGACGTTCCTCGCGGCGTGTACACAACTCGACGACGACATTCTCGAACATCGTCCACCGGATCGACCGCACGATACGATGTTGCTCAACGAAATCGAACGGTTCGTACGGCGGAAGACGCCGTTTTTGGCATCGTTCCAACCACCGTGGCCCGACAGACAAACGTTGTTCGAGCGCCACGATTACGATCAACGTCTCCTTGCTGACGTCGAACACGTTCACGACCTGCCAGCCAGGCACAAACTGCGACTCATCGACCTCCGGACGTGGCTTGGCTACTGGCGCAATTCGGGCGATCAGTCACTTCCGTGGCTCGAGAACTCGAACTAG
- a CDS encoding polysaccharide deacetylase family protein, which produces MTDNRMTRRRAIALSSTAAIAGLAGCSDRIDSVLGDSDDDEEGSETGSSASALADGVPSLETEYNSREEYSQPGSSLDDFSDIDEWDVVEGSGEADEDEVYDGDHSLHLESDGSDNIVVERDISGEDLTDMDISIAVRTTTPQNITINLRLVDQFGSDRVHSLREVSYREPDVGWFRASPGVFEQSDYDPAMDSLDRIEIQVLHSMDEAEVWVDDLRAHERPDGGYVMLVWDDGFTDYYETASPLHDEYDFPTIQAPVPQWTQQGRDGIMTTEELLERQDEGDQIVLHGTHNPIHEYEDEEDIQSRLESDKQWFINNEFEGANYIVYPHNSFDKTSLEYISDYHYCGGFNQSGNVNTTSVYGFDPLVLPRTIGHDLDIATQCVDLAAAHNQCTILNFHAFDEDNTMSEDDYEELLEHIDEADVEVITFDDLWELRTAQHHE; this is translated from the coding sequence ATGACAGATAACCGGATGACACGGCGACGTGCCATTGCACTGTCGAGCACAGCGGCGATCGCAGGCCTGGCAGGCTGCAGTGACCGCATCGATTCCGTGTTGGGTGACTCCGACGACGACGAGGAGGGATCCGAGACCGGCTCGAGTGCATCAGCGCTCGCGGATGGTGTTCCATCACTCGAAACCGAATACAATAGCCGAGAAGAGTACAGTCAGCCGGGATCGTCGTTGGACGACTTCAGTGACATCGACGAGTGGGACGTCGTCGAGGGATCCGGTGAAGCGGACGAAGACGAAGTGTACGACGGTGACCACAGCTTGCATCTGGAGTCGGATGGGAGCGACAACATCGTCGTCGAACGCGATATCTCGGGGGAGGACCTGACCGACATGGACATCTCCATCGCAGTGCGTACCACGACACCCCAGAACATTACAATCAACCTTCGCCTCGTCGACCAATTCGGCAGCGACCGTGTCCACTCGCTGCGGGAAGTGAGCTACAGAGAACCCGACGTTGGTTGGTTCCGAGCGAGCCCCGGCGTATTCGAACAGAGTGACTACGACCCGGCGATGGACTCACTCGACCGAATCGAGATTCAGGTCCTTCACTCCATGGACGAAGCGGAGGTCTGGGTCGACGACCTTCGAGCACACGAGCGTCCGGATGGCGGATACGTGATGTTGGTCTGGGACGACGGCTTTACCGATTACTACGAGACAGCCTCGCCGCTCCACGACGAGTACGACTTCCCGACGATTCAGGCACCAGTGCCACAGTGGACCCAACAGGGACGTGACGGCATTATGACGACGGAGGAACTCCTCGAGCGCCAGGACGAAGGCGATCAGATCGTTCTCCACGGCACACACAACCCGATCCACGAGTACGAAGACGAGGAGGACATTCAGAGTCGTCTCGAGAGCGACAAACAGTGGTTCATCAACAACGAGTTCGAGGGTGCGAACTACATCGTCTACCCACACAACAGCTTCGACAAGACGAGCCTCGAGTACATCTCGGACTACCACTACTGTGGCGGATTCAATCAGTCCGGTAATGTCAACACGACCAGCGTCTACGGCTTCGATCCGCTGGTGTTACCGCGAACGATCGGCCACGACCTCGACATCGCAACACAGTGTGTCGACCTCGCAGCGGCACACAATCAGTGTACGATCTTGAACTTCCACGCGTTCGACGAAGACAACACGATGTCAGAAGACGACTACGAAGAACTCCTCGAGCACATCGATGAGGCCGATGTCGAGGTCATCACCTTCGATGACCTTTGGGAACTACGAACGGCCCAGCATCACGAATAA
- a CDS encoding PKD domain-containing protein → MQRNSLTRRTALSLTAGSVLASIGAVTASTTDGGVSRESFNIREGTDEETTVYVTTADADGPTAVILGGVHGNEVAGFTAAEDIADWSIDAGTLVTIPEASAVAVERGTRTDDEGNDLNRQFPEGSEPQTELAQALWDVVTDYDADAVIDLHESTGIYAGDPVDGVGQAIFHSSDEEATAAASNAIETVNEDSVDDPDKSFQSGGFTGPNSDPRGLLVHKASRELDAQSYLVETVSTDVDLDTRVDWQYQLVAYLLEDELFVNTEFQTDDIPAIFEEDPSETPGEDPEEEPEDDAEDEEPDESEEEPDDSEDEEPDESEEEPDDSEDEEPDESEEEPDDSEDEEPDESEEEPDEPADDEDDDADDEDADDEDDEAEDEDDEDEEDVDEDAEDDEAEDDEDEDEVEDEDDEDETAEPLTAEIETNPSDADDRTFDCGETVEFDASPSSTPNEEIVSYEWDLGGDGCIDETEECIDITIGSNGDHTVVLHVTDDAGEESTDEISLTTN, encoded by the coding sequence ATGCAACGGAATTCACTCACACGACGAACAGCACTGTCTCTCACGGCAGGGTCAGTACTGGCGAGTATCGGTGCCGTGACGGCGAGCACGACCGACGGTGGCGTCTCTCGAGAGTCGTTCAACATTCGCGAGGGAACGGACGAAGAGACGACGGTGTACGTGACGACGGCAGACGCCGACGGACCGACAGCCGTCATCCTCGGTGGCGTTCACGGCAACGAGGTCGCAGGGTTCACCGCAGCGGAAGATATCGCCGACTGGTCGATCGATGCCGGAACGCTCGTCACGATTCCCGAAGCGAGTGCCGTCGCAGTCGAACGAGGAACCAGAACGGACGACGAAGGAAACGACCTCAACCGCCAGTTCCCAGAAGGATCCGAACCACAGACAGAACTGGCACAAGCACTCTGGGATGTCGTCACCGACTACGACGCCGACGCGGTCATCGACCTGCACGAATCGACCGGTATCTACGCCGGTGACCCGGTCGACGGCGTCGGCCAGGCTATCTTCCACTCGAGCGACGAGGAGGCGACTGCCGCCGCGAGTAACGCGATCGAAACCGTCAACGAAGACTCCGTCGACGATCCGGACAAATCGTTCCAATCCGGCGGGTTCACCGGACCGAACTCTGATCCGCGGGGCCTGCTCGTTCACAAAGCGTCTCGAGAACTCGATGCGCAGAGCTATCTCGTCGAGACGGTTTCGACCGACGTCGACCTCGACACTCGAGTCGACTGGCAGTATCAGCTCGTCGCGTACCTACTCGAGGACGAACTGTTCGTCAATACTGAGTTCCAAACTGACGACATCCCGGCTATTTTCGAAGAAGATCCATCCGAAACGCCAGGAGAAGACCCAGAAGAGGAACCCGAAGACGACGCTGAGGACGAGGAACCGGACGAATCTGAAGAGGAACCTGACGACTCCGAGGACGAGGAACCGGACGAATCTGAAGAGGAACCTGACGACTCCGAGGACGAGGAACCAGACGAATCTGAAGAGGAACCTGACGACTCCGAGGACGAGGAACCAGACGAATCTGAAGAGGAACCTGACGAACCCGCAGACGACGAGGACGATGATGCAGACGACGAGGATGCGGATGACGAGGACGACGAAGCTGAAGACGAAGACGATGAGGATGAAGAAGACGTAGACGAGGATGCGGAAGACGACGAAGCTGAAGACGACGAAGACGAGGACGAAGTTGAAGACGAAGACGACGAAGACGAAACTGCGGAGCCACTAACTGCAGAGATAGAGACGAACCCCTCCGACGCCGACGACCGAACGTTCGACTGCGGTGAGACGGTCGAGTTCGACGCGTCGCCATCCTCGACACCGAACGAGGAAATCGTCTCCTACGAGTGGGACCTCGGTGGTGACGGCTGTATCGACGAAACCGAAGAGTGCATCGACATCACTATCGGTTCAAACGGAGATCACACGGTCGTCTTACACGTCACTGACGATGCTGGTGAAGAGTCGACCGACGAAATATCACTGACGACGAACTAA
- a CDS encoding sugar-transfer associated ATP-grasp domain-containing protein, which produces MNVRKLYHTARGVQDLVTTEREASVSPSIQRRLWLWRRGFLSRSDAVFGLTKKNHDSYLTDYQRFVKTKRINGTWSVALSNKLLFHQLMGPFDEHRMDVYGMIRDGSFHSIDSIDARHELTDGGAVVSSDGPSIDDQSGLTSPEPNDAAQRVVDRLESESQLVLKWVHGGGGNNVLLCKRCEDGYTVNGDRYSESAFRSLVADLEEYLVCEHVEQGTFSAGFYPVTPNTLRIITMYDEEAGEPFIAAAIHRIGTETSEPLDNFTQGGLSAEIDLETGELGPGVKLSDGNRLEWHSDHPETETTIDGTQVPGWEDIRTRLLEIADACSFVPYAGWDVIVTGDGGEFKIIEANSYPGMKSIQVHGPLLTDDRVRRFYERHNVC; this is translated from the coding sequence GTGAACGTCCGCAAACTCTATCACACGGCTCGGGGGGTACAGGACCTCGTGACGACCGAACGCGAAGCGTCGGTTTCACCCTCGATTCAGCGACGACTCTGGCTCTGGCGTCGGGGCTTTCTGAGCCGATCGGACGCCGTTTTCGGTCTGACGAAAAAGAACCACGACTCGTACTTGACTGATTATCAGCGATTCGTCAAAACCAAACGTATCAACGGCACGTGGTCCGTCGCGCTCTCGAACAAACTCCTCTTCCACCAGCTCATGGGCCCATTCGACGAGCATCGGATGGACGTTTACGGCATGATCCGTGATGGGTCGTTCCACTCGATCGACTCGATCGACGCTCGCCACGAGTTGACTGACGGCGGAGCCGTCGTCTCGAGTGATGGTCCGTCGATCGACGACCAGAGCGGACTGACCTCACCCGAACCGAATGACGCGGCACAGCGAGTCGTCGACCGACTCGAGTCCGAATCACAACTCGTCTTGAAGTGGGTCCACGGCGGTGGTGGAAACAACGTGTTGTTGTGCAAACGCTGTGAAGACGGGTATACGGTCAACGGTGACCGCTACAGCGAGTCGGCGTTTCGGTCGCTGGTCGCCGACCTCGAGGAGTACCTCGTCTGTGAGCACGTCGAACAGGGCACGTTCTCGGCGGGATTCTATCCGGTAACGCCGAACACCCTTCGAATTATCACGATGTACGACGAGGAGGCCGGGGAGCCCTTCATCGCCGCAGCCATCCACCGAATCGGAACCGAGACGTCCGAACCGCTGGACAACTTTACACAGGGTGGCCTCTCCGCAGAAATCGACCTCGAGACGGGCGAACTCGGTCCCGGCGTGAAACTCAGCGACGGAAACAGACTCGAGTGGCACTCCGATCACCCCGAGACCGAGACAACGATCGACGGGACACAGGTTCCCGGCTGGGAGGACATTCGAACGCGGTTGCTCGAGATTGCAGATGCGTGCTCGTTCGTTCCTTACGCCGGGTGGGACGTGATCGTGACTGGTGACGGTGGCGAGTTCAAAATCATCGAAGCCAACAGCTATCCGGGGATGAAATCGATTCAGGTCCACGGGCCGTTGCTGACGGACGACCGCGTGCGGCGCTTCTACGAGCGACACAACGTGTGCTGA
- a CDS encoding glycosyltransferase family 2 protein: MTRVSVIIPTYNRAGSLSRAIDSALAQTVDDLEVVVVDDGSTDETATVLSAYDDRRVRPIVHATNQGANVARNTGLAHARGEYVAFLDSDDVWDPTKLERQLAVLEGRSEAWVGAYCDSTLELSGTSGLLRTTAATVLASGDEQPTMEGGDELIGEILADNVQPGAGSTLLVRTNVARAVGGFDEELDRFQDPEFCLRVLEAGNLAYVDEELVVREDTGQPSADLIRGANEAYRERYADTIDRFEAEGYDIHSSHELILAKAYASEGRILRAAWHLRNAGVAPRQYPGLGWAVATGVRRRPAPVAVIITVLTLLSAIVVGYGVHTVSGRLEDE, translated from the coding sequence ATGACCCGTGTCAGCGTCATTATTCCAACGTACAACAGAGCGGGGTCGCTCTCGCGTGCGATCGATAGCGCACTCGCACAAACGGTCGACGATCTCGAGGTGGTCGTCGTCGACGACGGTTCGACCGACGAAACGGCGACCGTGCTCTCGGCGTACGACGACAGGCGCGTCCGACCGATCGTCCACGCGACGAACCAGGGGGCGAACGTGGCTCGAAACACCGGCCTCGCACACGCCCGCGGCGAGTACGTCGCCTTCCTCGACTCCGACGACGTGTGGGACCCGACGAAACTCGAGCGACAACTCGCCGTTCTCGAGGGACGCTCCGAAGCGTGGGTCGGCGCGTACTGCGACTCGACGCTCGAACTGTCCGGGACGAGTGGGCTGCTCCGCACGACGGCTGCAACGGTGCTCGCGAGCGGTGACGAACAGCCGACGATGGAAGGCGGCGACGAACTGATCGGTGAAATTCTCGCCGACAACGTCCAGCCGGGTGCCGGCTCGACGTTGCTCGTTCGGACCAACGTCGCCCGGGCCGTCGGCGGCTTCGACGAAGAACTCGATCGGTTCCAGGACCCCGAGTTCTGTCTCCGAGTGCTCGAGGCGGGGAACCTCGCCTACGTCGACGAGGAACTCGTGGTGCGCGAAGATACCGGTCAGCCGTCGGCCGATCTGATCAGGGGTGCAAACGAGGCCTATCGGGAGCGATACGCCGACACGATCGATCGCTTCGAAGCGGAAGGATACGACATTCACTCGAGTCACGAACTCATTCTCGCGAAAGCGTACGCCAGCGAGGGACGAATCCTTCGAGCGGCGTGGCACTTGCGAAATGCGGGTGTCGCTCCGCGACAGTATCCTGGTCTTGGCTGGGCCGTTGCAACGGGAGTCCGCCGTCGACCGGCACCAGTTGCAGTGATCATAACGGTACTGACACTGCTCAGCGCGATCGTCGTTGGGTACGGCGTACACACGGTCTCAGGCCGCCTCGAGGACGAGTAA